Proteins from a genomic interval of Cyclopterus lumpus isolate fCycLum1 chromosome 18, fCycLum1.pri, whole genome shotgun sequence:
- the il13ra1 gene encoding interleukin-13 receptor subunit alpha-1 isoform X6 has protein sequence MRAASHNLRNNSPKRKGARRRRRPGCPTVWTYSRGAAFSSRSNPNQVAQRWFPVLTSRRPGGQGPILPPQNVSLLWITGFQPQLSWVPPQHLGANCTYEVFLKTKKGREKYLTENLEEQFYIVMEGGFLNMSVGTVCDRRSELAWVSVDNAELVRKLQCFIYSATRTHCSWQKAGRARDLRFFYRLLNNNFSESGRKKVLIRECSSYTEVRTGCDLEANINQSIHIWFNGTVNNTVATNTFKKDTSNDVRLPALNWTVTKTQDKFHISWTPPEIERRWKFEIIYTECSETKSITVDGGTSTELERVPHCPYRMAMKAFIKEGKTPFSDEIQIPVRGCMLPLSSQ, from the exons ATGCGCGCAGCCTCGCACAACTTAAGGAATAACTCTCCCAAAAGAAAAGgagccagaagaagaagaagaccaggATGTCCCACAGTGTGGACCTACTCGCGTGGAGCTGCCTTTTCATCGCGGTCGAATCCAAACCAG GTTGCGCAACGCTGGTTCCCAGTACTGACGTCACGCCGGCCTGGTGGTCAAG GCCCCATCTTGCCACCACAGAACGTGTCCCTGCTCTGGATCACTGGTTTCCAGCCCCAGTTGTCCTGGGTCCCGCCGCAGCATTTGGGGGCAAACTGCACATATGAAGTGTTTTTGAAAACCAAGAAAGGCAGAGAAAAATAT CTGACTGAAAACCTAGAGGAGCAGTTTTACATCGTGATGGAGGGAGGGTTTCTCAACATGTCCGTCGGAACCGTCTGTGACCGCCGCAGTGAGCTGGCCTGGGTCAGCGTCGACAACGCAG AGCTGGTGAGGAAGCTGCAGTGCTTCATCTACTCCGCCACGCGCACGCACTGCTCCTGGCAAAAGGCTGGCCGAGCTCGAGACCTGCGGTTCTTTTATCG ATTACTGAACAACAATTTTAGCGAATCCGGTCGGAAGAAGGTCCTCATCCGGGAGTGCTCGTCGTACACTGAGGTCAGGACCGGCTGTGACCTGGAGGCTAACATCAACCAGTCAATCCACATCTGGTTTAATGGAACGGTGAACAACACGGTGGCCACGAACACCTTCAAGAAAGACACCTCCAACGATG TGCGACTTCCTGCCCTTAACTGGACCGTCACTAAAACTCAGGATAAATTCCATATTAGCTGGACCCCTCCTGAAATTGAAAGACGTTGGAAGTTTGAAATTATTTACACAGAGTGTAGTGAAACAAAG TCCATAACGGTTGATGGAGGAACCTCCACGGAGCTGGAACGGGTCCCTCACTGTCCGTACCGTATGGCTATGAAAGCCTTCATCAAAGAAGGAAAGACGCCATTTAGTGACGAG ATTCAGATCCCAGTGCGTGGCTGTATGCTGCCATTATCATCCCAGTGA
- the il13ra1 gene encoding interleukin-13 receptor subunit alpha-1 isoform X1 — translation MRAASHNLRNNSPKRKGARRRRRPGCPTVWTYSRGAAFSSRSNPNQVAQRWFPVLTSRRPGGQGPILPPQNVSLLWITGFQPQLSWVPPQHLGANCTYEVFLKTKKGREKYLTENLEEQFYIVMEGGFLNMSVGTVCDRRSELAWVSVDNAELVRKLQCFIYSATRTHCSWQKAGRARDLRFFYRLLNNNFSESGRKKVLIRECSSYTEVRTGCDLEANINQSIHIWFNGTVNNTVATNTFKKDTSNDVRLPALNWTVTKTQDKFHISWTPPEIERRWKFEIIYTECSETKSITVDGGTSTELERVPHCPYRMAMKAFIKEGKTPFSDEVYFDSDPSAWLYAAIIIPVMFAGLAALVLVCCRKNKEYMFPKVPEPRDLLSNISDNNNKSADHTLCVPAEEDDNCRISLVVDPLINKLDASQSLESAKAPEVLCPMLAQQKSAGP, via the exons ATGCGCGCAGCCTCGCACAACTTAAGGAATAACTCTCCCAAAAGAAAAGgagccagaagaagaagaagaccaggATGTCCCACAGTGTGGACCTACTCGCGTGGAGCTGCCTTTTCATCGCGGTCGAATCCAAACCAG GTTGCGCAACGCTGGTTCCCAGTACTGACGTCACGCCGGCCTGGTGGTCAAG GCCCCATCTTGCCACCACAGAACGTGTCCCTGCTCTGGATCACTGGTTTCCAGCCCCAGTTGTCCTGGGTCCCGCCGCAGCATTTGGGGGCAAACTGCACATATGAAGTGTTTTTGAAAACCAAGAAAGGCAGAGAAAAATAT CTGACTGAAAACCTAGAGGAGCAGTTTTACATCGTGATGGAGGGAGGGTTTCTCAACATGTCCGTCGGAACCGTCTGTGACCGCCGCAGTGAGCTGGCCTGGGTCAGCGTCGACAACGCAG AGCTGGTGAGGAAGCTGCAGTGCTTCATCTACTCCGCCACGCGCACGCACTGCTCCTGGCAAAAGGCTGGCCGAGCTCGAGACCTGCGGTTCTTTTATCG ATTACTGAACAACAATTTTAGCGAATCCGGTCGGAAGAAGGTCCTCATCCGGGAGTGCTCGTCGTACACTGAGGTCAGGACCGGCTGTGACCTGGAGGCTAACATCAACCAGTCAATCCACATCTGGTTTAATGGAACGGTGAACAACACGGTGGCCACGAACACCTTCAAGAAAGACACCTCCAACGATG TGCGACTTCCTGCCCTTAACTGGACCGTCACTAAAACTCAGGATAAATTCCATATTAGCTGGACCCCTCCTGAAATTGAAAGACGTTGGAAGTTTGAAATTATTTACACAGAGTGTAGTGAAACAAAG TCCATAACGGTTGATGGAGGAACCTCCACGGAGCTGGAACGGGTCCCTCACTGTCCGTACCGTATGGCTATGAAAGCCTTCATCAAAGAAGGAAAGACGCCATTTAGTGACGAGGTGTATTTTG ATTCAGATCCCAGTGCGTGGCTGTATGCTGCCATTATCATCCCAGTGATGTTCGCTGGCCTGGCAGCACTGGTCTTGGTGTGTTGCAGGAA GAATAAGGAATACATGTTCCCCAAAGTACCAGAACCTCGGGACCTCCTCAGCAATAtttctgacaacaacaacaag AGCGCTGATCACACCCTGTGTGTCCCGGCGGAGGAAGACGACAACTGTAGAATCTCTCTGGTGGTCGATCCCCTCATCAACAAGCTGGACGCGTCACAATCCCTCGAATCGGCCAAGGCACCCGAAGTCTTATGTCCCATGCTGGCTCAACAAAAGAGTGCGGGCCCCTAA
- the il13ra1 gene encoding interleukin-13 receptor subunit alpha-1 isoform X3, producing MSHSVDLLAWSCLFIAVESKPGPILPPQNVSLLWITGFQPQLSWVPPQHLGANCTYEVFLKTKKGREKYLTENLEEQFYIVMEGGFLNMSVGTVCDRRSELAWVSVDNAELVRKLQCFIYSATRTHCSWQKAGRARDLRFFYRLLNNNFSESGRKKVLIRECSSYTEVRTGCDLEANINQSIHIWFNGTVNNTVATNTFKKDTSNDVRLPALNWTVTKTQDKFHISWTPPEIERRWKFEIIYTECSETKSITVDGGTSTELERVPHCPYRMAMKAFIKEGKTPFSDEVYFDSDPSAWLYAAIIIPVMFAGLAALVLVCCRKNKEYMFPKVPEPRDLLSNISDNNNKSADHTLCVPAEEDDNCRISLVVDPLINKLDASQSLESAKAPEVLCPMLAQQKSAGP from the exons ATGTCCCACAGTGTGGACCTACTCGCGTGGAGCTGCCTTTTCATCGCGGTCGAATCCAAACCAG GCCCCATCTTGCCACCACAGAACGTGTCCCTGCTCTGGATCACTGGTTTCCAGCCCCAGTTGTCCTGGGTCCCGCCGCAGCATTTGGGGGCAAACTGCACATATGAAGTGTTTTTGAAAACCAAGAAAGGCAGAGAAAAATAT CTGACTGAAAACCTAGAGGAGCAGTTTTACATCGTGATGGAGGGAGGGTTTCTCAACATGTCCGTCGGAACCGTCTGTGACCGCCGCAGTGAGCTGGCCTGGGTCAGCGTCGACAACGCAG AGCTGGTGAGGAAGCTGCAGTGCTTCATCTACTCCGCCACGCGCACGCACTGCTCCTGGCAAAAGGCTGGCCGAGCTCGAGACCTGCGGTTCTTTTATCG ATTACTGAACAACAATTTTAGCGAATCCGGTCGGAAGAAGGTCCTCATCCGGGAGTGCTCGTCGTACACTGAGGTCAGGACCGGCTGTGACCTGGAGGCTAACATCAACCAGTCAATCCACATCTGGTTTAATGGAACGGTGAACAACACGGTGGCCACGAACACCTTCAAGAAAGACACCTCCAACGATG TGCGACTTCCTGCCCTTAACTGGACCGTCACTAAAACTCAGGATAAATTCCATATTAGCTGGACCCCTCCTGAAATTGAAAGACGTTGGAAGTTTGAAATTATTTACACAGAGTGTAGTGAAACAAAG TCCATAACGGTTGATGGAGGAACCTCCACGGAGCTGGAACGGGTCCCTCACTGTCCGTACCGTATGGCTATGAAAGCCTTCATCAAAGAAGGAAAGACGCCATTTAGTGACGAGGTGTATTTTG ATTCAGATCCCAGTGCGTGGCTGTATGCTGCCATTATCATCCCAGTGATGTTCGCTGGCCTGGCAGCACTGGTCTTGGTGTGTTGCAGGAA GAATAAGGAATACATGTTCCCCAAAGTACCAGAACCTCGGGACCTCCTCAGCAATAtttctgacaacaacaacaag AGCGCTGATCACACCCTGTGTGTCCCGGCGGAGGAAGACGACAACTGTAGAATCTCTCTGGTGGTCGATCCCCTCATCAACAAGCTGGACGCGTCACAATCCCTCGAATCGGCCAAGGCACCCGAAGTCTTATGTCCCATGCTGGCTCAACAAAAGAGTGCGGGCCCCTAA
- the il13ra1 gene encoding interleukin-13 receptor subunit alpha-1 isoform X2 has protein sequence MRAASHNLRNNSPKRKGARRRRRPGCPTVWTYSRGAAFSSRSNPNQNVSLLWITGFQPQLSWVPPQHLGANCTYEVFLKTKKGREKYLTENLEEQFYIVMEGGFLNMSVGTVCDRRSELAWVSVDNAELVRKLQCFIYSATRTHCSWQKAGRARDLRFFYRLLNNNFSESGRKKVLIRECSSYTEVRTGCDLEANINQSIHIWFNGTVNNTVATNTFKKDTSNDVRLPALNWTVTKTQDKFHISWTPPEIERRWKFEIIYTECSETKSITVDGGTSTELERVPHCPYRMAMKAFIKEGKTPFSDEVYFDSDPSAWLYAAIIIPVMFAGLAALVLVCCRKNKEYMFPKVPEPRDLLSNISDNNNKSADHTLCVPAEEDDNCRISLVVDPLINKLDASQSLESAKAPEVLCPMLAQQKSAGP, from the exons ATGCGCGCAGCCTCGCACAACTTAAGGAATAACTCTCCCAAAAGAAAAGgagccagaagaagaagaagaccaggATGTCCCACAGTGTGGACCTACTCGCGTGGAGCTGCCTTTTCATCGCGGTCGAATCCAAACCAG AACGTGTCCCTGCTCTGGATCACTGGTTTCCAGCCCCAGTTGTCCTGGGTCCCGCCGCAGCATTTGGGGGCAAACTGCACATATGAAGTGTTTTTGAAAACCAAGAAAGGCAGAGAAAAATAT CTGACTGAAAACCTAGAGGAGCAGTTTTACATCGTGATGGAGGGAGGGTTTCTCAACATGTCCGTCGGAACCGTCTGTGACCGCCGCAGTGAGCTGGCCTGGGTCAGCGTCGACAACGCAG AGCTGGTGAGGAAGCTGCAGTGCTTCATCTACTCCGCCACGCGCACGCACTGCTCCTGGCAAAAGGCTGGCCGAGCTCGAGACCTGCGGTTCTTTTATCG ATTACTGAACAACAATTTTAGCGAATCCGGTCGGAAGAAGGTCCTCATCCGGGAGTGCTCGTCGTACACTGAGGTCAGGACCGGCTGTGACCTGGAGGCTAACATCAACCAGTCAATCCACATCTGGTTTAATGGAACGGTGAACAACACGGTGGCCACGAACACCTTCAAGAAAGACACCTCCAACGATG TGCGACTTCCTGCCCTTAACTGGACCGTCACTAAAACTCAGGATAAATTCCATATTAGCTGGACCCCTCCTGAAATTGAAAGACGTTGGAAGTTTGAAATTATTTACACAGAGTGTAGTGAAACAAAG TCCATAACGGTTGATGGAGGAACCTCCACGGAGCTGGAACGGGTCCCTCACTGTCCGTACCGTATGGCTATGAAAGCCTTCATCAAAGAAGGAAAGACGCCATTTAGTGACGAGGTGTATTTTG ATTCAGATCCCAGTGCGTGGCTGTATGCTGCCATTATCATCCCAGTGATGTTCGCTGGCCTGGCAGCACTGGTCTTGGTGTGTTGCAGGAA GAATAAGGAATACATGTTCCCCAAAGTACCAGAACCTCGGGACCTCCTCAGCAATAtttctgacaacaacaacaag AGCGCTGATCACACCCTGTGTGTCCCGGCGGAGGAAGACGACAACTGTAGAATCTCTCTGGTGGTCGATCCCCTCATCAACAAGCTGGACGCGTCACAATCCCTCGAATCGGCCAAGGCACCCGAAGTCTTATGTCCCATGCTGGCTCAACAAAAGAGTGCGGGCCCCTAA
- the il13ra1 gene encoding interleukin-13 receptor subunit alpha-1 isoform X4, translating to MRAASHNLRNNSPKRKGARRRRRPGCPTVWTYSRGAAFSSRSNPNQLTENLEEQFYIVMEGGFLNMSVGTVCDRRSELAWVSVDNAELVRKLQCFIYSATRTHCSWQKAGRARDLRFFYRLLNNNFSESGRKKVLIRECSSYTEVRTGCDLEANINQSIHIWFNGTVNNTVATNTFKKDTSNDVRLPALNWTVTKTQDKFHISWTPPEIERRWKFEIIYTECSETKSITVDGGTSTELERVPHCPYRMAMKAFIKEGKTPFSDEVYFDSDPSAWLYAAIIIPVMFAGLAALVLVCCRKNKEYMFPKVPEPRDLLSNISDNNNKSADHTLCVPAEEDDNCRISLVVDPLINKLDASQSLESAKAPEVLCPMLAQQKSAGP from the exons ATGCGCGCAGCCTCGCACAACTTAAGGAATAACTCTCCCAAAAGAAAAGgagccagaagaagaagaagaccaggATGTCCCACAGTGTGGACCTACTCGCGTGGAGCTGCCTTTTCATCGCGGTCGAATCCAAACCAG CTGACTGAAAACCTAGAGGAGCAGTTTTACATCGTGATGGAGGGAGGGTTTCTCAACATGTCCGTCGGAACCGTCTGTGACCGCCGCAGTGAGCTGGCCTGGGTCAGCGTCGACAACGCAG AGCTGGTGAGGAAGCTGCAGTGCTTCATCTACTCCGCCACGCGCACGCACTGCTCCTGGCAAAAGGCTGGCCGAGCTCGAGACCTGCGGTTCTTTTATCG ATTACTGAACAACAATTTTAGCGAATCCGGTCGGAAGAAGGTCCTCATCCGGGAGTGCTCGTCGTACACTGAGGTCAGGACCGGCTGTGACCTGGAGGCTAACATCAACCAGTCAATCCACATCTGGTTTAATGGAACGGTGAACAACACGGTGGCCACGAACACCTTCAAGAAAGACACCTCCAACGATG TGCGACTTCCTGCCCTTAACTGGACCGTCACTAAAACTCAGGATAAATTCCATATTAGCTGGACCCCTCCTGAAATTGAAAGACGTTGGAAGTTTGAAATTATTTACACAGAGTGTAGTGAAACAAAG TCCATAACGGTTGATGGAGGAACCTCCACGGAGCTGGAACGGGTCCCTCACTGTCCGTACCGTATGGCTATGAAAGCCTTCATCAAAGAAGGAAAGACGCCATTTAGTGACGAGGTGTATTTTG ATTCAGATCCCAGTGCGTGGCTGTATGCTGCCATTATCATCCCAGTGATGTTCGCTGGCCTGGCAGCACTGGTCTTGGTGTGTTGCAGGAA GAATAAGGAATACATGTTCCCCAAAGTACCAGAACCTCGGGACCTCCTCAGCAATAtttctgacaacaacaacaag AGCGCTGATCACACCCTGTGTGTCCCGGCGGAGGAAGACGACAACTGTAGAATCTCTCTGGTGGTCGATCCCCTCATCAACAAGCTGGACGCGTCACAATCCCTCGAATCGGCCAAGGCACCCGAAGTCTTATGTCCCATGCTGGCTCAACAAAAGAGTGCGGGCCCCTAA
- the il13ra1 gene encoding interleukin-13 receptor subunit alpha-1 isoform X5 yields MRAASHNLRNNSPKRKGARRRRRPGCPTVWTYSRGAAFSSRSNPNQVAQRWFPVLTSRRPGGQGPILPPQNVSLLWITGFQPQLSWVPPQHLGANCTYEVFLKTKKGREKYLTENLEEQFYIVMEGGFLNMSVGTVCDRRSELAWVSVDNAELVRKLQCFIYSATRTHCSWQKAGRARDLRFFYRLLNNNFSESGRKKVLIRECSSYTEVRTGCDLEANINQSIHIWFNGTVNNTVATNTFKKDTSNDDSDPSAWLYAAIIIPVMFAGLAALVLVCCRKNKEYMFPKVPEPRDLLSNISDNNNKSADHTLCVPAEEDDNCRISLVVDPLINKLDASQSLESAKAPEVLCPMLAQQKSAGP; encoded by the exons ATGCGCGCAGCCTCGCACAACTTAAGGAATAACTCTCCCAAAAGAAAAGgagccagaagaagaagaagaccaggATGTCCCACAGTGTGGACCTACTCGCGTGGAGCTGCCTTTTCATCGCGGTCGAATCCAAACCAG GTTGCGCAACGCTGGTTCCCAGTACTGACGTCACGCCGGCCTGGTGGTCAAG GCCCCATCTTGCCACCACAGAACGTGTCCCTGCTCTGGATCACTGGTTTCCAGCCCCAGTTGTCCTGGGTCCCGCCGCAGCATTTGGGGGCAAACTGCACATATGAAGTGTTTTTGAAAACCAAGAAAGGCAGAGAAAAATAT CTGACTGAAAACCTAGAGGAGCAGTTTTACATCGTGATGGAGGGAGGGTTTCTCAACATGTCCGTCGGAACCGTCTGTGACCGCCGCAGTGAGCTGGCCTGGGTCAGCGTCGACAACGCAG AGCTGGTGAGGAAGCTGCAGTGCTTCATCTACTCCGCCACGCGCACGCACTGCTCCTGGCAAAAGGCTGGCCGAGCTCGAGACCTGCGGTTCTTTTATCG ATTACTGAACAACAATTTTAGCGAATCCGGTCGGAAGAAGGTCCTCATCCGGGAGTGCTCGTCGTACACTGAGGTCAGGACCGGCTGTGACCTGGAGGCTAACATCAACCAGTCAATCCACATCTGGTTTAATGGAACGGTGAACAACACGGTGGCCACGAACACCTTCAAGAAAGACACCTCCAACGATG ATTCAGATCCCAGTGCGTGGCTGTATGCTGCCATTATCATCCCAGTGATGTTCGCTGGCCTGGCAGCACTGGTCTTGGTGTGTTGCAGGAA GAATAAGGAATACATGTTCCCCAAAGTACCAGAACCTCGGGACCTCCTCAGCAATAtttctgacaacaacaacaag AGCGCTGATCACACCCTGTGTGTCCCGGCGGAGGAAGACGACAACTGTAGAATCTCTCTGGTGGTCGATCCCCTCATCAACAAGCTGGACGCGTCACAATCCCTCGAATCGGCCAAGGCACCCGAAGTCTTATGTCCCATGCTGGCTCAACAAAAGAGTGCGGGCCCCTAA